In Sphingobacterium sp. R2, the genomic stretch AGGACGAATTAACAGCAAACTGCTAAATAATCTCTTTCGGAAGGTTCAATTTTATATCCCTATACCCCTAAGGAAAACAAGAAAGCCATCAGTTTACTGATGGCTTTCTTATTGCATCTATCGACAGATTCGGTAGCTTTACTTATCAACGATTGATTAGAGGGTTTTGCTGCCTATTTCGTAGACAGTCTAATCAGCGTAAAGGAATATGGTGCCAAAGTGTTAACAAGTTTTTTCCCATTATAAACAACAGTACTTTCCTTTGGACGGATATTTAATGGTTCTTCCAAGCTATTACTGACATTTAGGTCGGCATTGGCCAGCGTGACAAGATGTGCCGTAGCCGTTAGTTTCTTCTTTGAAACTACATCAAGATTAACTTTTTTTGGCTGACTATTATAATTGACAACTTTCACAATTAATTCCTTTGAAGCCTCGTCATAAACTGCAGATGCATACAAACTATCTTTGCCCGCAACGGATTCACCATCACGCATAATCGGAATAATAGCTGTACCCCTGTTGGTTGCATACAATTTTTGAACCTGGTAGCTAGGTGTACCATACACCTGCAGATTATCCACCCAAATTAGATCCGGCGACCATTGCCACCCATCTACATGACCAAACAATGGCGCATAAGATGCCATTTCAACCACATCACCATTTCGTTCAAGACCAGTCATGAATGCAGCTTCAGAAAGTGCTGCCTCCCACGTACTTTTTCCAGGACCATTTGGTCTTGTCGTATGTGAAGCGTATTCGCCCGCAAAAATCTTTGCGCCGTTCCGGTTGTAATTATCATAACGGCTCGCACTTGAAAGAAACCAGGATGGTGGGCGATAATAATGTTCATCTATGATATCGATATTCATGGCACGCAACTTATCATCTAAGAAATCAAAGCGGTCCCCCTCTGGATCAGTACCTGAACTCGCTATAATTTTGATCTCTGGATGCTTTTCGTTCAATGCCTTCTTAAAAATGGCCAGACGTTCAATATATTGAGGTCCCCAATTTTCATTTCCAACGCCTAACATTTTGAGATGAAAGGGTTCGGGATGCCCCATTTCTGCACGCAATTTACCCCATTTTGTAGCAGTGGAGCCGTTGGCAAATTCAATCAGATCCAAGGCATCCTGAACATACTCATCTAACTCATCTAATGGTACAACTTCGCCTGTATTATACTGACAAGCCATCCCACAATTAAGAATAGGCACCGCAGTGGCGCCGATATCTTCTGCCAATAAAAAATATTCGAAGAAACCTAAGCCAAAAGTTTGGAAATAATCTGGCGTTAAACGATGTTTAAATTCGGTATTCCAACGGTTAATAATCAGTTCTCGTTCACTAATTGGACCAACCGTTTTTTTCCATTGAAATCGATTGGCCAAATCTCTACCTTCCACAATACAACCTCCCGGAAACCGGATAAAACCAGGCTTCATATCTGCAAGCATTTGAACCATGTCTTTACGCAAGCCCTTTCGTCTCCCTTTCCAAGTGTCGACGGGAAATAAAGACAACATATCGACATCTAAAGTGCCCTCACCTGTAAACCAAACATTTAATTTAGCCTTGTCTGTAGTTTGGTTAACAGGAAATTTGACCGCAGCTTCCGACCACGATCCGACGGGATCAAGAGGAAGTTCAGCGGCCCCAATTATCTTATTTTGAGGATCAAGCAACTCAACGTGGATCGTCATTCCTTTCGCAGTACTTTGGTATTGTAAAGAAAACTCATATGCTTCTCCCGCTTTCACCCCCATTCCCCTAAAGCCTTCATTTTGCAATCCTAATTTTAGATTGCTTGTATTATTTAATCTTAAATACCGTTTATTTCCCTTACGCTTACTGTCATTCACCAGCAAATAAGTACCCTCAACACCGTTTTCGAGCTTCTTCCAACCCATCCAAGGTTCATCAAATTCAAAGGATCTATTCTTCACCAATTCAGCATAGATCCCCCCATCAGCGCCCAAGTTAATATCCTCAAAAAATACCCCCCACATATGTGGCGATATTTT encodes the following:
- a CDS encoding alpha-L-arabinofuranosidase C-terminal domain-containing protein, producing MKKVVSLMLALAGLGFSAAAQSPIALNIQLDKPSGKISPHMWGVFFEDINLGADGGIYAELVKNRSFEFDEPWMGWKKLENGVEGTYLLVNDSKRKGNKRYLRLNNTSNLKLGLQNEGFRGMGVKAGEAYEFSLQYQSTAKGMTIHVELLDPQNKIIGAAELPLDPVGSWSEAAVKFPVNQTTDKAKLNVWFTGEGTLDVDMLSLFPVDTWKGRRKGLRKDMVQMLADMKPGFIRFPGGCIVEGRDLANRFQWKKTVGPISERELIINRWNTEFKHRLTPDYFQTFGLGFFEYFLLAEDIGATAVPILNCGMACQYNTGEVVPLDELDEYVQDALDLIEFANGSTATKWGKLRAEMGHPEPFHLKMLGVGNENWGPQYIERLAIFKKALNEKHPEIKIIASSGTDPEGDRFDFLDDKLRAMNIDIIDEHYYRPPSWFLSSASRYDNYNRNGAKIFAGEYASHTTRPNGPGKSTWEAALSEAAFMTGLERNGDVVEMASYAPLFGHVDGWQWSPDLIWVDNLQVYGTPSYQVQKLYATNRGTAIIPIMRDGESVAGKDSLYASAVYDEASKELIVKVVNYNSQPKKVNLDVVSKKKLTATAHLVTLANADLNVSNSLEEPLNIRPKESTVVYNGKKLVNTLAPYSFTLIRLSTK